A genomic region of Lysinibacillus sp. 2017 contains the following coding sequences:
- a CDS encoding N-acetylmuramoyl-L-alanine amidase encodes MFIRKISFMIMVLVFSVITAQSTQAAKITFTDLSSSHPAYGEIMHLVELGVLEGSIENGKRYFKANEQITRGQAAKMVVVAMGQTPLVVQKSSFSDIDLKTNATLSGYIERAVQLGYMNEYAKGKFEPKIALSRNEMAVVLTKAFNLDVEKTANLALPFPDVAKSDPYYKYISAIYYNGITSGTLIGKDIKYSAKDPVTRAQFSSFAARAQSQKYRLKLPEQPAAPVAVVKPIEKEAIGKVFVAVDGLNIRSTAKSENQSNILGKVNAGKELPVFEDQGYWLKVAYNGQFAFVAKEYTKTEEQLQQEAEKPVEEKPVEQNPTEERTPAPVETETPTEQPALPIEAEKPAEQPTIEVPVMEAATIGIATVNNLNIREQNSASSNSLGKINRGTVVNVLSQNGYWVEVNYEGTIGYVDKRYLRLKNTTGTAVKDRIIVIDPGHGGKDPGAVSGQAVEKSIVFKVTQLVKQKLEADGAKVLLTRTGDTYPSLDDRTKFASANYGEMFISIHANAASSTSAKGTETFYSVTSNDNEKEDFVLASNINNQIVKNASMNNRGVKRADYVVVKGLTIPAVLVELGFVTNAEDRSKLIDDKYIEIFAQSIYNGIVEYYARN; translated from the coding sequence GTGTTTATTAGAAAAATCAGCTTTATGATCATGGTACTTGTCTTTTCGGTTATCACAGCACAAAGCACACAAGCAGCAAAAATTACGTTTACCGATCTTTCTTCATCGCACCCAGCGTACGGTGAAATTATGCATTTAGTAGAGCTTGGCGTTTTAGAAGGCTCGATTGAAAATGGTAAACGTTATTTTAAAGCAAATGAACAAATTACCCGTGGACAAGCAGCTAAAATGGTTGTTGTGGCAATGGGGCAAACACCATTAGTTGTTCAAAAATCATCGTTTTCAGATATCGATTTGAAAACAAACGCAACATTATCTGGCTATATTGAACGCGCGGTACAGCTAGGGTATATGAATGAATACGCTAAAGGAAAATTTGAACCGAAGATTGCGCTGTCTCGTAATGAAATGGCGGTTGTTTTAACAAAGGCGTTTAATTTGGATGTTGAAAAAACAGCAAATTTAGCATTGCCATTTCCTGATGTAGCCAAAAGTGATCCTTATTATAAATACATTTCAGCCATTTATTATAATGGCATCACAAGCGGGACATTAATAGGGAAAGATATTAAATACAGCGCGAAGGATCCTGTGACACGTGCACAGTTTTCATCATTTGCAGCGCGTGCTCAGTCACAAAAATATCGTTTGAAATTACCAGAACAACCAGCAGCACCAGTGGCTGTAGTCAAACCCATTGAGAAAGAAGCAATTGGAAAAGTATTTGTAGCGGTGGACGGTTTAAATATACGTTCAACTGCGAAAAGCGAAAACCAATCGAATATCTTGGGGAAAGTCAATGCAGGTAAGGAGTTACCAGTATTTGAGGATCAAGGCTATTGGTTGAAAGTTGCTTACAACGGTCAGTTCGCTTTCGTTGCGAAGGAATATACAAAAACAGAGGAACAGCTTCAACAAGAAGCTGAAAAACCTGTAGAAGAAAAGCCGGTCGAGCAAAATCCAACAGAGGAGCGGACACCAGCACCTGTTGAGACAGAAACTCCAACTGAACAGCCAGCATTACCAATAGAAGCTGAAAAACCAGCTGAACAACCGACAATTGAAGTACCTGTGATGGAAGCGGCAACGATTGGAATTGCGACAGTTAATAATTTAAACATCCGTGAGCAAAATTCTGCGAGCTCAAACTCACTGGGGAAAATTAATCGTGGCACAGTTGTGAATGTCCTTTCTCAAAATGGTTACTGGGTTGAAGTGAACTATGAAGGTACGATTGGTTATGTCGATAAGCGTTATTTACGTTTAAAAAATACAACGGGTACTGCGGTAAAAGATCGCATTATCGTAATTGATCCAGGTCATGGTGGGAAAGACCCAGGTGCGGTAAGTGGACAAGCTGTTGAAAAATCAATTGTTTTCAAAGTAACACAATTGGTGAAGCAAAAACTTGAAGCGGACGGCGCCAAAGTATTATTAACACGTACAGGCGATACGTATCCATCACTTGATGATCGTACAAAGTTTGCATCAGCAAATTACGGCGAAATGTTTATTAGTATTCATGCCAATGCAGCGTCAAGTACGTCTGCAAAAGGAACAGAAACATTTTATAGCGTTACATCAAATGATAATGAAAAAGAAGATTTCGTGTTAGCATCGAATATTAACAACCAAATTGTCAAAAATGCCAGTATGAACAATCGTGGCGTGAAGCGAGCGGATTATGTGGTTGTTAAAGGCTTAACAATCCCGGCAGTTCTAGTTGAGCTAGGCTTTGTAACAAATGCCGAAGACCGTTCGAAGCTGATAGACGATAAGTATATTGAAATTTTTGCACAATCAATTTACAACGGAATTGTTGAATACTACGCACGTAACTAA
- a CDS encoding S-layer homology domain-containing protein — MYKKIIVTSAALVALQGAVYIAEGSAAFDQKIDNSEKAVSPGVQYLQEKYQSSSTTEAVNLLSIDLNNRYTSLEIGMPDPINSLKTTSAISKIHNGEGHRVVGATNASYFLGNGYPANLLVNNNVIVNYGILGENNDSPTQQPVAFGITKSGEAIADYYTTDLSFTVAGQKVAIDRVNNERTAGTNVLYTAIQASTNTNNWGIEIVVTGASKSTKSLSFGDSITGTVSSVTEYGQAGNSIIPEDGFVLSVQDKATAEQLKASIEVGAPIQVDLAIDDKWKDAKYILAAGPLLVKDGKVNISMPESSSFVKTRSDRTAVAVDATGKKVFLVTVDGRQSGYSNGTSLTDLASYLISKGAKFAINLDGGGSTTMVVRNPGDEAPRLVNRPSEGNERRVSATLQVINSAPAGTLKAFSIKGLPSTMALETTATATISLAYDEFLNPATIQAENVKWSVEGGIGTMNGASFTATKAGSGKIIATYNGVRSEFPIQVTKAPEAVQVIDSFDVLSNWSSTTAKANATIAGATQAEPYREGKSSLKLSYDFTTAETGTKAAYAVMQSSNAIEGLPKQIGVWVYGDASKHWLRGVITDGNGEKHTIDFTQQGKLDWSGWKYVTMAVPQNLPLPIKFDRIYVTEPNATNQNKGVLYFDQLQAVYKDNYKEPVYTDLKPTHWAASTIEYLNTHELTKGYPNGTFKPESTITRAEAATIIARALGISKTKTPTFTDVKTTHFAYDAIAAVAEKGIITGREASKFSPDGKLTRAEMATILKRAYNLAGTTALPFKDVPSSHWAYEAIQTVYQNQLTGGYPDNTFKPNNSITRAEFATFLTKILQKQ; from the coding sequence ATGTACAAAAAAATAATAGTCACAAGTGCGGCATTAGTAGCGTTACAAGGCGCAGTTTACATAGCAGAAGGTTCTGCAGCATTTGATCAAAAGATCGATAATAGTGAAAAAGCGGTATCACCAGGAGTTCAATACTTACAAGAAAAATACCAATCTAGTTCGACAACGGAAGCGGTAAATTTACTAAGTATTGACTTGAATAATCGCTATACATCCCTTGAAATCGGCATGCCAGATCCGATTAATTCACTGAAAACAACATCGGCCATTTCGAAAATACATAACGGTGAAGGACATCGAGTAGTTGGTGCAACAAATGCTTCTTATTTCCTCGGAAATGGCTATCCAGCGAATCTATTAGTAAATAATAATGTCATCGTCAATTATGGTATTTTAGGTGAAAATAATGACAGCCCGACACAGCAACCCGTTGCATTTGGTATTACTAAATCAGGTGAAGCGATTGCAGATTACTATACAACCGATTTATCGTTTACAGTAGCAGGGCAAAAAGTGGCGATCGACCGCGTTAACAATGAACGTACTGCTGGAACAAACGTATTATATACAGCGATCCAAGCATCGACGAACACCAATAACTGGGGTATTGAAATTGTCGTAACAGGTGCATCAAAAAGTACAAAATCATTAAGTTTCGGAGATTCGATTACAGGTACAGTTTCGAGCGTAACAGAATACGGACAAGCTGGAAACTCAATTATTCCTGAAGATGGGTTCGTGCTTTCTGTGCAGGATAAAGCAACGGCCGAGCAGTTAAAGGCTTCGATTGAAGTGGGTGCACCGATTCAAGTAGATTTAGCGATTGATGATAAATGGAAAGATGCGAAATATATTTTAGCTGCGGGTCCTTTACTTGTGAAAGACGGCAAGGTGAATATTTCAATGCCTGAAAGCTCATCATTTGTAAAAACGCGTAGTGACCGTACTGCAGTAGCCGTTGATGCGACAGGCAAAAAAGTATTTTTAGTAACAGTAGATGGTCGTCAAAGTGGCTATAGTAACGGGACATCGCTTACAGATTTAGCTTCGTATTTAATTTCAAAGGGTGCGAAATTCGCGATTAATTTAGATGGTGGCGGCTCAACAACGATGGTCGTGCGTAATCCTGGGGATGAAGCGCCACGCTTAGTCAACCGTCCATCTGAAGGTAACGAAAGACGTGTATCGGCTACATTACAAGTGATTAATAGTGCACCTGCTGGAACATTAAAAGCCTTTTCAATTAAAGGTTTACCGAGCACAATGGCTCTTGAAACAACAGCTACAGCAACAATTTCGTTGGCGTATGATGAATTTTTAAACCCAGCTACGATTCAAGCAGAAAATGTGAAATGGTCAGTTGAAGGCGGCATTGGTACGATGAATGGTGCAAGTTTTACAGCAACGAAAGCAGGTTCAGGAAAAATCATTGCAACCTATAACGGTGTTCGTTCAGAGTTTCCGATTCAAGTAACAAAAGCACCAGAAGCTGTACAAGTTATCGACTCATTTGATGTATTATCAAACTGGTCTTCAACAACGGCAAAAGCGAATGCAACAATTGCGGGGGCAACACAAGCAGAACCATACCGTGAAGGAAAATCATCATTAAAATTAAGCTATGATTTTACAACGGCTGAAACAGGAACAAAAGCAGCTTATGCCGTTATGCAATCATCAAATGCAATTGAAGGTTTACCGAAGCAAATTGGGGTTTGGGTATACGGGGATGCATCGAAACATTGGTTACGTGGTGTCATTACTGATGGCAACGGTGAAAAGCATACAATTGACTTTACACAGCAAGGAAAATTAGATTGGTCGGGCTGGAAGTATGTCACAATGGCCGTACCGCAGAACTTACCGTTACCGATTAAATTTGATCGTATTTATGTAACAGAGCCGAATGCAACGAACCAAAATAAAGGTGTATTGTATTTTGATCAATTACAAGCGGTGTATAAAGATAATTACAAAGAGCCTGTTTATACGGATTTAAAACCGACACACTGGGCAGCTTCAACGATTGAATATTTAAACACACATGAATTAACAAAGGGTTATCCAAACGGGACATTCAAGCCTGAAAGTACGATTACTCGTGCAGAAGCCGCAACAATCATTGCACGCGCATTAGGTATTTCAAAAACGAAAACACCGACATTTACTGATGTAAAAACAACACACTTCGCATATGATGCGATTGCTGCGGTAGCGGAAAAAGGTATTATTACGGGGCGTGAAGCAAGTAAGTTTAGTCCAGATGGCAAGTTAACACGAGCTGAAATGGCAACGATTTTAAAACGCGCTTACAATTTAGCCGGCACAACAGCACTTCCATTTAAAGATGTGCCGTCATCACACTGGGCATATGAAGCAATTCAAACCGTGTACCAAAATCAATTAACAGGCGGCTATCCAGATAATACATTTAAGCCAAATAATAGTATTACGCGCGCCGAATTTGCTACATTCCTAACGAAGATTTTACAAAAACAATAG
- a CDS encoding S-layer homology domain-containing protein translates to MKFSKNATKFATAMLVLPVTAAFVIEAPATAATNPYSDVTIKDGHFDAILELTEQGIVSGVTKTLFQATKAATRGEAALFIANALGLDKTAVTNPNFKDLATTSPYYGAIAALHEMGIIGGYTDGTFRPNATLKRSEIAKMLTLAFELDVANVTTTKFADVNAINDLNTKRYIQTLIDFSITTGTTATTFSPFSTLTRGQLATFLQRSMTAVSDDFTIISVE, encoded by the coding sequence ATGAAATTCAGTAAAAATGCAACAAAATTTGCAACTGCGATGTTAGTTTTACCAGTAACAGCAGCGTTTGTAATAGAAGCACCCGCAACAGCGGCAACAAATCCATATTCGGATGTAACGATAAAAGATGGTCATTTTGATGCCATCCTTGAACTAACAGAACAGGGGATTGTGTCAGGGGTGACGAAAACCCTTTTCCAAGCAACGAAAGCAGCGACGCGTGGGGAAGCGGCACTATTTATCGCCAATGCACTGGGTTTGGATAAAACTGCCGTAACCAATCCTAACTTTAAAGATTTAGCAACAACTAGCCCGTATTATGGCGCAATTGCTGCACTACATGAGATGGGGATTATTGGTGGATATACAGACGGCACATTCCGACCAAATGCGACATTAAAACGTTCTGAAATTGCTAAGATGCTAACGCTGGCGTTTGAATTAGATGTTGCCAATGTGACGACAACAAAATTCGCCGATGTCAATGCGATTAATGATTTGAATACAAAACGTTATATCCAAACATTGATCGATTTTTCGATTACAACGGGTACAACAGCAACGACATTTAGTCCGTTTTCAACATTAACGCGCGGTCAATTAGCAACATTTTTACAACGTTCGATGACTGCTGTTTCGGATGACTTTACGATTATTAGTGTGGAATAA